Proteins co-encoded in one Armatimonadota bacterium genomic window:
- a CDS encoding amidohydrolase family protein has product MRLGRFIIDTHVHAQRFAAGPQLGGSTRYENLASVMRGMEAYDNSARLLYDMERYGVDMCVLLPGFGMSNELNAQLVERHPDKFVACCTAVETAKAALRGEMEWSAEAAAQELDRLLSTGKFVGIGEGIPYDPRRRTSLSLTERLDQIRVILQVARKHRVPARIHTGVVQGYPLTHHIFPESLQVLWLTDIAAEFPDVPLILDHGGMQAGYLERWVEEALHVAGSHDNVFLETGLWWAELYEKALADPNVGPEKLLWGTDWGASMPVYWRPGPPPRSFAQQVRRWGIPRHQVDFWGWSFRQLLRLDISQDDMNLILGGNAVRVFRLEDRVPLRRLFRPVEGPWREEG; this is encoded by the coding sequence ATGCGACTGGGTCGCTTCATCATTGACACCCACGTGCACGCGCAGCGGTTCGCCGCAGGCCCGCAGCTCGGGGGGAGCACGAGATACGAGAACCTCGCCTCCGTCATGCGGGGGATGGAGGCGTACGACAACTCCGCGCGGTTGCTGTACGACATGGAGCGGTACGGGGTGGACATGTGCGTGCTGCTGCCGGGGTTCGGGATGAGCAACGAGTTGAACGCGCAGCTCGTGGAGCGGCATCCGGACAAGTTCGTGGCGTGCTGCACGGCGGTGGAGACGGCGAAGGCGGCGTTGCGGGGGGAGATGGAGTGGAGTGCGGAGGCGGCGGCGCAGGAGCTGGATCGGCTTTTGAGCACGGGGAAGTTCGTGGGCATCGGGGAGGGGATCCCCTACGACCCCCGGCGGCGGACCTCCCTGAGCCTGACGGAGCGGCTGGACCAGATCCGGGTGATCCTGCAGGTGGCGCGCAAGCACCGGGTGCCGGCCCGGATCCACACGGGGGTGGTGCAGGGGTATCCGCTGACCCATCACATCTTTCCGGAGTCCCTCCAGGTGTTGTGGTTGACGGACATTGCGGCGGAGTTTCCGGATGTGCCGTTGATTCTGGACCATGGGGGGATGCAGGCGGGGTATTTGGAGCGGTGGGTGGAGGAGGCGCTGCACGTGGCGGGCAGCCACGACAATGTGTTTTTGGAGACGGGGCTGTGGTGGGCGGAGTTGTATGAGAAGGCGTTGGCGGATCCGAATGTAGGACCGGAGAAGTTGCTGTGGGGGACGGACTGGGGGGCGAGCATGCCGGTTTACTGGCGGCCGGGGCCGCCTCCGCGGAGTTTTGCGCAGCAGGTACGGAGGTGGGGGATTCCGCGGCATCAGGTGGATTTTTGGGGGTGGAGTTTTCGGCAGTTGTTGCGGTTGGACATCTCTCAGGACGACATGAATTTGATTTTGGGGGGGAATGCGGTGCGGGTGTTTCGGTTGGAGGATCGGGTGCCGCTGCGGCGGTTGTTCCGGCCGGTGGAGGGGCCGTGGCGGGAGGAGGGGTGA